A region from the Flavobacteriales bacterium genome encodes:
- a CDS encoding glycosyltransferase encodes MRMEVDVVIPLYNNAAYIIEALASVLAQTHLPARVFVVDDGSTDDGPALVEAFIAAHTEGHRVRLARQPNRGPNSARNHGLRLGNSPFVAFLDADDVWHPCKLEQQLQCFTPGTSGGTVLVHCGAYAVDAASRTSPLAASNGAALRGDCFDRLLLRNTVPGGSSAVLIRRSAFGETGPFDEALLTSEDHDMWLRLARVGAFDHAPQDLVGLRQHTGNTSKNALRMLQGLVAFDAKWMKHARTRPDVLRYWGHLIALFAARVPEQELAYSTIRRGLTATDVRALARRALGSMKLYILLKRLRATFRPDRA; translated from the coding sequence ATGAGGATGGAAGTTGATGTGGTGATCCCGTTGTACAACAATGCGGCTTACATCATTGAGGCCCTCGCCTCCGTGCTCGCGCAAACGCATTTGCCCGCGCGGGTGTTCGTGGTGGACGACGGCTCGACCGACGACGGTCCCGCCCTGGTCGAAGCCTTCATCGCGGCGCACACGGAAGGACATCGGGTGCGCTTGGCACGGCAACCCAATCGAGGACCGAACAGCGCACGGAACCACGGGCTGCGCTTGGGCAATTCACCGTTCGTGGCGTTCCTCGATGCGGATGATGTCTGGCATCCATGCAAGCTCGAGCAGCAGCTCCAGTGCTTCACACCTGGCACATCCGGCGGCACCGTGCTGGTGCACTGCGGTGCCTATGCCGTGGACGCGGCGAGCAGGACCTCACCATTGGCCGCCAGCAACGGTGCAGCCTTGCGCGGCGACTGCTTCGATCGGCTGCTCTTGCGCAACACCGTCCCCGGCGGGTCCAGCGCCGTGCTCATCCGGCGCAGTGCCTTTGGCGAAACGGGGCCCTTCGACGAGGCCTTGCTCACCTCCGAGGACCACGACATGTGGCTTCGGCTCGCACGGGTCGGAGCGTTCGATCACGCACCGCAGGACCTTGTGGGATTGAGGCAGCACACGGGCAACACCTCCAAGAACGCTCTGCGCATGCTGCAGGGTCTCGTCGCCTTCGATGCGAAATGGATGAAGCATGCCCGAACGAGGCCGGACGTGTTACGCTACTGGGGCCACTTGATCGCGCTCTTCGCCGCGCGCGTCCCTGAACAGGAGCTTGCATACTCCACCATCCGGCGCGGACTTACCGCCACCGATGTACGCGCACTTGCACGCCGTGCGCTGGGCTCAATGAAGCTGTACATCCTGCTGAAGCGCCTGCGTGCCACCTTTCGCCCGGATCGCGCATGA
- a CDS encoding glycosyltransferase family 2 protein — protein sequence MSTPRVSVIMPLYNAAPFVEEAVRSVLDQSITDLELVVVDDGSTDRSAQVVAGMGDARVKLIRQENRGVAHALNAALAKASAPYIARQDADDASLPDRLKHQLERFEQEPSLSILGAWSLITDAAGEPLREQHQPLTDAAIRFALLFDTPFVSSSVMFKRTAAERAGGFDPGPDVHDDWDMWSRLCRQGRAANLPEVLVRYRVLPTGLTRTMPRFQERSLRQRRENIRWALPGLPPDLAVLLEHLGIDYPIATPTGLRALHGELFTFIMDLTTDKDERAVLERDLRAKLMSARLVPHHSPVHRVLDHLRKRCVLGSLRRGEP from the coding sequence ATGAGCACTCCACGCGTGAGCGTGATCATGCCCCTGTACAATGCGGCTCCTTTCGTTGAGGAAGCCGTGCGCTCCGTTCTTGATCAGTCCATCACTGATCTGGAACTGGTGGTGGTCGACGATGGTAGTACCGACCGTTCCGCACAAGTGGTGGCAGGCATGGGCGATGCCCGTGTCAAGCTGATCCGTCAGGAGAACCGTGGGGTTGCGCATGCCCTGAACGCGGCGTTGGCAAAGGCCAGCGCGCCGTACATCGCGCGCCAGGACGCCGATGACGCCAGTCTCCCTGATCGCTTGAAGCACCAACTTGAGCGCTTTGAACAAGAACCCTCCTTGTCCATCTTGGGCGCATGGTCATTGATCACCGATGCGGCAGGCGAACCACTACGCGAACAACACCAGCCGCTTACCGATGCGGCCATCCGTTTCGCGCTCCTTTTCGACACGCCGTTCGTGAGCTCGTCCGTCATGTTCAAACGGACCGCTGCGGAGAGAGCAGGCGGCTTCGACCCCGGACCGGACGTACACGATGACTGGGACATGTGGTCGCGCCTTTGCCGCCAAGGCCGCGCCGCAAACCTTCCCGAAGTCCTGGTCCGCTACCGTGTGCTTCCCACCGGCCTCACCCGCACGATGCCGCGCTTCCAGGAGCGCAGCCTGCGGCAGCGACGGGAGAACATCAGATGGGCCTTGCCCGGACTTCCGCCCGACCTCGCCGTATTGCTGGAACATCTGGGCATCGACTATCCCATTGCCACACCGACCGGGCTGCGTGCGTTGCACGGCGAACTGTTCACCTTCATCATGGACCTGACGACCGACAAGGACGAACGCGCGGTGTTGGAACGGGATCTTCGCGCCAAGTTGATGAGCGCTCGCCTGGTTCCGCACCATAGCCCTGTCCACCGCGTCCTGGACCATCTCCGCAAGCGGTGCGTCCTGGGGTCATTACGGCGTGGTGAGCCATGA
- a CDS encoding sugar transferase encodes MKRGFDIIISLVLVLVLLPLLLVVALSIALTSPGGAFFRQVRVGRGGHEFKLMKFRTMRPDSEAKGQLTIGGRDPRVTRVGFFLRKSKLDELPQLWNVLVGEMSLVGPRPEVPKYVALYSAEQRQVLNVRPGITGPASLRYIDENELLARSSDPERTYIQELMPAKLAIDLRYVRERSFLLDLGILFGTARGMLFRG; translated from the coding sequence ATGAAACGCGGGTTCGATATCATTATCTCCCTGGTACTGGTGCTGGTGCTCCTGCCGCTGTTGTTGGTGGTGGCCCTTTCGATCGCTCTTACCTCCCCGGGTGGGGCTTTTTTCCGGCAGGTGCGCGTAGGCCGAGGTGGTCATGAATTCAAGCTTATGAAGTTCCGGACAATGCGACCGGACAGTGAGGCCAAGGGCCAGTTGACCATCGGTGGACGCGATCCGCGCGTAACCCGTGTCGGCTTTTTCCTGCGCAAATCGAAGCTCGACGAGCTGCCCCAACTCTGGAACGTACTGGTGGGCGAGATGAGCCTTGTGGGCCCCCGGCCCGAGGTGCCCAAGTACGTTGCGCTATATAGCGCGGAGCAGCGCCAGGTGTTGAACGTCAGGCCCGGCATCACGGGTCCGGCAAGCCTTCGTTACATCGACGAGAACGAACTGCTGGCCCGCAGCTCTGATCCGGAACGGACTTACATCCAGGAACTGATGCCCGCCAAGCTGGCCATCGACCTGCGCTATGTGCGCGAACGTTCGTTCCTGCTCGACCTCGGCATCCTCTTCGGCACCGCGCGGGGCATGCTCTTCCGGGGTTGA
- a CDS encoding alpha-1,2-fucosyltransferase — MSIIVKLMGGLGNQLFQYALGRRIELERGVDVAFDLDHYDRTTGPATYRAPGLDAFNVTMRTADAASVQRARFGGPLRSGLHRLHPRLAPERTVREASMRFDASVLQAVDGSYLEGYWQSERYFDPVAPALRQEIVLRTPLQGSAAEAAQRIRSVPAISVHVRRGDYVNQAAASAHFHTCTPSYYQQAMERMLVSSPDARYFVFSDDMAWSRAHIRSDRQVHFVELGAPPHIDMYLMSLCDHHVMANSSFSWWGAWLNPSPDKRVIAPLRWFKDPAIDTADLLPVGWERL; from the coding sequence ATGAGCATCATCGTGAAACTGATGGGAGGGCTGGGCAACCAGTTGTTCCAGTATGCGCTCGGCCGCCGCATCGAACTCGAACGCGGTGTGGACGTGGCTTTCGACCTGGACCACTATGATCGGACCACCGGGCCTGCGACGTACCGTGCGCCTGGGCTTGATGCGTTCAATGTGACGATGCGCACCGCAGATGCTGCCAGCGTTCAACGGGCGCGCTTCGGCGGGCCGCTGCGCAGTGGTCTGCACCGCCTCCATCCCCGGCTCGCACCGGAACGCACCGTACGCGAAGCCTCCATGCGCTTCGATGCCTCCGTCCTTCAGGCTGTGGACGGTAGTTACCTCGAAGGTTACTGGCAGAGCGAACGCTACTTCGACCCCGTCGCACCGGCGTTGAGGCAAGAGATCGTTCTGCGGACACCGCTGCAGGGGAGCGCAGCGGAAGCGGCACAGCGGATCCGTTCCGTACCGGCCATCAGCGTGCACGTCCGCCGCGGCGACTATGTGAACCAAGCAGCCGCGAGCGCGCACTTCCACACCTGTACACCAAGCTACTACCAACAGGCGATGGAGCGCATGCTGGTCAGCTCACCCGACGCGCGGTACTTCGTGTTCAGTGATGATATGGCCTGGAGCAGGGCCCATATCCGTTCGGACCGCCAGGTGCATTTCGTGGAGCTTGGGGCTCCTCCGCACATCGACATGTACCTTATGTCGCTGTGCGACCATCACGTCATGGCCAACAGCAGTTTCAGTTGGTGGGGCGCTTGGTTGAACCCGTCACCGGACAAGCGCGTGATCGCGCCGCTGCGCTGGTTCAAGGATCCAGCCATTGATACCGCCGACCTGCTTCCGGTCGGCTGGGAACGCTTATGA
- a CDS encoding alpha/beta fold hydrolase — MNLLLLHGALGTTAQLEPLKQRVGGTAIHFTGHGTRAHEHASMSFDAFVSDIEEAYDANGWQRAHLFGYSMGGYAALLFAAKHPERVLSVVTLGTKYLWTPEGLQKELRMLNPDTMLAKVPAFADGLLRAHGAAHWRAVVDAVARNMKELAADPLLTKALLDRIVRPVLVCVGEQDTTAVPHDTRVFASALKHARVEVLPDARHPIDSVALDDLELRLATFWEPEE; from the coding sequence ATGAACCTCCTGCTGTTGCACGGCGCATTGGGCACCACCGCGCAACTGGAACCGCTGAAGCAACGTGTGGGCGGCACGGCCATCCACTTTACCGGCCACGGCACCCGGGCGCACGAGCACGCGAGCATGAGCTTCGATGCGTTCGTGTCCGACATCGAAGAAGCCTACGACGCCAACGGATGGCAACGAGCGCATCTCTTCGGCTACAGCATGGGCGGTTATGCGGCGCTGCTCTTCGCCGCAAAACACCCCGAACGGGTGCTTAGCGTGGTTACCCTTGGCACCAAATATCTGTGGACTCCCGAGGGCCTGCAAAAGGAGTTGCGCATGCTCAACCCCGATACCATGCTTGCCAAGGTGCCCGCCTTTGCGGATGGGCTCTTGCGCGCGCATGGTGCCGCACATTGGCGCGCCGTGGTGGATGCCGTTGCCCGTAACATGAAGGAATTGGCCGCTGATCCCTTGCTGACGAAGGCCCTGTTGGACCGCATTGTTCGTCCGGTCCTCGTTTGCGTGGGTGAACAAGACACCACCGCAGTGCCGCACGATACTCGTGTCTTTGCCAGCGCCCTGAAGCATGCCCGTGTGGAAGTCCTACCGGACGCCCGACATCCGATCGACAGTGTGGCGCTGGACGACTTGGAGCTCCGGTTGGCAACGTTTTGGGAGCCAGAGGAATGA
- a CDS encoding ABC transporter permease encodes MHRTVIEPGRADRHYWRDLWTYRSLFGFLAWRDVLVRYKQTVIGIAWSVLRPLLTLGAMALIGWLFGSDVPEGVPRLILVAAATLPWTFFSTAMSEAAGSLIANSNLLTKVYFPRLIVPASTIIVCLIDFFISLVILLVLMAIYRFQPGPEMLFLPLFLLLAMVTALGLGVFIAALNVRYRDFRYVVPFLVQFGLYVSPVAFTSSDVLDHPNVPEAVKWLYAMNPMVGVIDGFRWCLLGGASPIIMPGFTVSVAISLVFLIVGLRYFRRTERSFADVI; translated from the coding sequence ATGCACCGCACCGTCATTGAGCCCGGCCGGGCCGACCGCCATTACTGGCGCGACCTGTGGACCTACCGGAGCCTCTTCGGGTTCCTCGCATGGCGCGATGTGCTGGTGCGCTACAAGCAGACGGTGATCGGCATTGCATGGAGCGTGCTCCGGCCGCTGCTCACGCTGGGTGCCATGGCGCTCATCGGTTGGTTGTTCGGATCGGACGTCCCTGAAGGTGTGCCGCGGCTGATCCTTGTGGCTGCAGCCACATTGCCTTGGACCTTCTTCAGCACGGCGATGAGCGAGGCAGCCGGGAGCCTGATCGCCAACAGCAACCTGCTCACCAAGGTCTATTTCCCGCGCCTCATTGTTCCAGCGAGCACCATCATCGTTTGCCTCATCGATTTCTTCATCTCGCTGGTCATACTGCTGGTGCTCATGGCGATCTACCGGTTCCAACCGGGACCGGAGATGCTCTTCCTGCCGCTGTTCCTTTTGCTGGCCATGGTGACGGCACTGGGCTTGGGCGTGTTCATCGCCGCCCTGAACGTCCGTTACCGCGACTTCCGCTACGTCGTTCCCTTTCTCGTCCAGTTCGGGCTCTATGTCTCCCCGGTGGCCTTCACCAGCAGCGATGTGCTGGACCATCCGAACGTACCGGAAGCGGTGAAGTGGCTGTACGCCATGAACCCCATGGTGGGCGTTATCGATGGTTTCCGCTGGTGCTTGCTGGGCGGTGCCTCCCCCATCATCATGCCGGGCTTCACCGTGTCGGTGGCCATCAGCCTGGTGTTCCTCATTGTTGGTCTGCGGTACTTCCGCCGCACCGAACGATCATTCGCCGACGTGATATGA
- a CDS encoding ABC transporter ATP-binding protein, with translation MGQEMIRVEGLSKSYTLHHRKTERYTALRDVIADNVKGLFRPKATVETSEEFFALRDISFTVNAGDRVGIIGRNGAGKSTLLKVLSRITEPTHGRIVLNGRVASLLEVGTGFHPELSGRENIYLNGAILGMSRAEITAKFDEIVAFAEVERFLDTPVKRYSSGMYVRLAFAVAAHLEPEILVVDEVLAVGDSKFQQKCLGKMEDVSKGGRTILFVSHQMDAVQRLCNKGLLLEQGKVAASGSLHDVIHAYTSSGSSGNAVTELVQYASPEMVAFTERIRLLDPDGRPLNEIRMGTAWALQVDFMLRRPVEGLVVAVGISTVLDLPVRTSWSLPNALAAGRYSATFRNDHIHLTAGVYKVVIGLSEEGRNFQHLADHATITVSEVSALAHDPRILNTRSGLLLNQMDVEINPLDR, from the coding sequence ATCGGCCAGGAGATGATCCGCGTGGAAGGGCTCAGCAAGAGCTATACGCTCCACCATCGGAAAACGGAACGGTACACCGCTTTGCGGGATGTCATAGCGGACAACGTGAAAGGGCTCTTCCGGCCGAAGGCGACGGTAGAGACATCGGAAGAGTTCTTCGCGCTGCGGGATATCTCGTTCACGGTGAACGCCGGTGATCGCGTGGGCATCATCGGCCGCAACGGTGCCGGGAAAAGCACCCTGCTCAAAGTGCTGAGCCGCATCACCGAGCCCACGCACGGCCGCATCGTCCTCAACGGCCGTGTGGCCAGTCTGCTCGAGGTGGGCACTGGCTTCCACCCCGAGCTCAGCGGCCGGGAGAACATCTACCTGAACGGGGCCATCCTCGGCATGAGCCGCGCGGAGATCACCGCCAAGTTCGACGAGATCGTTGCTTTCGCCGAGGTGGAGCGCTTCCTGGACACGCCCGTGAAGCGTTACAGCAGCGGCATGTACGTGAGGCTGGCCTTCGCCGTGGCCGCGCATCTGGAGCCGGAGATCCTGGTGGTGGACGAAGTGCTGGCCGTGGGCGACAGCAAGTTCCAGCAGAAATGCCTGGGCAAGATGGAGGACGTGAGCAAGGGTGGCCGCACCATCCTGTTCGTGAGCCACCAAATGGACGCTGTGCAGCGCCTTTGCAACAAAGGATTGTTGCTGGAACAAGGTAAAGTGGCCGCTTCCGGGTCATTGCACGACGTCATCCATGCATACACGTCATCGGGCTCGTCGGGGAATGCGGTCACCGAATTGGTCCAGTACGCTTCCCCTGAAATGGTCGCCTTCACTGAGCGCATCCGCTTGTTGGACCCTGATGGCCGTCCGTTGAACGAGATTCGCATGGGCACGGCTTGGGCCTTGCAAGTGGACTTCATGTTGCGCCGCCCCGTGGAAGGACTTGTGGTTGCGGTGGGCATCAGCACGGTCCTTGACCTTCCAGTACGCACGAGCTGGAGCCTCCCGAATGCGCTCGCGGCAGGCCGTTATTCCGCGACCTTCCGCAACGACCACATCCATCTCACTGCAGGTGTGTACAAGGTGGTGATAGGACTGTCCGAGGAAGGCCGGAACTTCCAGCACCTGGCTGACCATGCCACGATCACCGTGAGCGAGGTGAGCGCGCTGGCGCACGACCCTCGCATCCTGAACACCCGCAGCGGTCTGTTGTTGAACCAAATGGACGTGGAGATCAATCCGTTGGATCGATGA